A genomic segment from Methanolobus zinderi encodes:
- a CDS encoding glycosyltransferase family 4 protein, translated as MKIAFVYDAVYPWVKGGAEKRIYELGRRLVCEGDEVHLFGVKWWKGENVIENEGMVLHGVCKARDLYNGDKRSIREALVFAVSLYPHLKSESFDLIDVSVFPYFSCFTVKAVSGLRKTKTPVRYTWHEVWDDYWYDYMGRAGFFGKVVERVVSKIADNNIAVSKLTEKRLEDLGVPETDVCVIPNGIDISSIAEPDKRAEFTPHDPEKKRYDIVFAGRLIREKNVDMLIRAASLLKRDIPDIRCCIIGEGPRKEELTDLAFRLDLSDNVEFTDFLDYGSLIEKLRVSKIFILPSSREGFGISVIEAHACGLPVITVKAEYNASQYLVSDGIDGFVVKPDEKEMAEKTKKLLIGDNYRNFSDAARKKAENYDWDIVLRQFRENITS; from the coding sequence ATGAAGATCGCCTTTGTCTATGATGCCGTGTACCCCTGGGTGAAGGGGGGTGCTGAAAAACGGATCTATGAGCTTGGCAGACGTCTGGTCTGTGAAGGTGATGAGGTCCATCTCTTTGGGGTCAAGTGGTGGAAGGGAGAGAATGTGATCGAAAACGAAGGTATGGTATTACATGGTGTTTGTAAGGCAAGGGATCTTTATAACGGTGACAAGAGATCCATCCGGGAAGCACTTGTATTTGCAGTGAGTCTGTATCCGCATCTGAAAAGTGAGAGTTTTGACCTTATTGATGTGAGTGTGTTCCCGTATTTTTCATGCTTTACGGTAAAGGCTGTATCCGGACTTAGAAAAACAAAAACCCCTGTACGCTATACATGGCATGAGGTATGGGATGATTACTGGTATGATTATATGGGAAGAGCTGGCTTTTTCGGCAAAGTGGTTGAAAGAGTTGTTTCAAAAATAGCTGATAACAATATCGCTGTTTCGAAACTTACAGAAAAGAGACTTGAAGATCTGGGCGTGCCGGAGACAGATGTTTGTGTCATACCGAATGGTATCGACATAAGCAGTATTGCAGAGCCAGATAAAAGGGCAGAATTTACTCCACATGACCCTGAAAAAAAGAGATACGATATTGTATTTGCAGGAAGGCTCATCCGTGAGAAAAATGTGGATATGCTCATCAGGGCGGCATCCCTGCTTAAAAGGGATATTCCGGATATCAGATGTTGCATAATAGGCGAAGGTCCCCGGAAGGAGGAGCTAACGGATCTGGCATTTAGACTGGATCTAAGTGACAACGTAGAATTCACGGATTTTCTTGATTATGGCTCATTAATAGAAAAACTGAGAGTTTCAAAGATATTCATTCTTCCGTCAAGTCGGGAAGGTTTTGGCATAAGTGTCATAGAAGCCCATGCATGCGGACTTCCGGTAATCACTGTAAAAGCAGAGTATAATGCCTCTCAATACCTGGTAAGTGACGGAATTGACGGCTTTGTTGTAAAACCGGATGAGAAGGAGATGGCTGAAAAGACTAAAAAACTACTTATCGGGGATAACTACAGGAATTTTTCAGATGCAGCAAGAAAAAAGGCTGAAAACTATGATTGGGATATAGTGCTCCGGCAATTCAGGGAAAATATAACTTCCTGA
- a CDS encoding glycosyltransferase family 2 protein produces MPVISIVMPSMNEEKTIRTCIEKSKKIFGHYGVEGEVIVVDNSSDSTAEIARSMGSRVIESVTGYGNAYITGLANAQGDYIAIADADNTYDLEELPRFLDYLMKGEADFVIGTRLKGDIQEGSMPWLHQYIGNPFLTWLLDRLFTMNISDAHCGMRAFTRDALDRLALKARGMEFASEMVIEAAYKGLRIKEVPITYYRRDAPSKLRSFHDGWRHVRFMMLYRPVPFLFVPGAIVMLIGTLMTTALLLRGSVISLGLHSFILGSMLLIIGAQILSTGSYVKTYGSIHGLYEKKNDNNKLLSYRSLERELLLGSVILVAGISFGLYIVYQWISAGYGTISEIQYAIISMVFVAVGIQVIFGAIFTSMMLLDTDAEE; encoded by the coding sequence ATGCCTGTAATTTCCATAGTTATGCCTTCAATGAATGAAGAAAAAACTATCAGGACCTGTATAGAAAAATCAAAGAAAATATTTGGTCACTACGGAGTCGAGGGTGAGGTTATAGTTGTTGACAACTCAAGTGACTCCACCGCAGAAATTGCCCGGTCAATGGGATCAAGGGTCATTGAATCGGTGACAGGCTACGGTAATGCCTACATAACCGGTCTTGCGAACGCACAGGGGGACTATATAGCAATAGCTGATGCAGATAACACATATGACCTCGAGGAGTTGCCACGCTTTCTGGATTACCTGATGAAAGGGGAAGCCGATTTTGTTATAGGTACAAGGCTTAAAGGCGATATTCAGGAAGGATCTATGCCCTGGCTCCATCAGTATATAGGTAATCCGTTTCTTACCTGGCTGCTGGACAGGCTCTTTACTATGAATATATCGGATGCACATTGCGGGATGAGGGCCTTCACAAGAGACGCACTTGACAGGCTTGCCCTCAAGGCCCGGGGCATGGAATTTGCTTCAGAGATGGTAATCGAAGCAGCCTATAAGGGACTGAGGATAAAAGAGGTTCCAATCACATATTACAGAAGGGATGCACCCTCAAAACTGAGATCTTTTCATGATGGCTGGCGACACGTTCGTTTCATGATGCTTTACCGTCCCGTTCCTTTCCTTTTTGTACCGGGTGCCATTGTCATGCTGATCGGCACGCTGATGACAACCGCACTGCTGCTCAGGGGTTCGGTTATCAGCCTTGGTTTGCATTCATTCATACTTGGCAGTATGCTGCTGATCATAGGAGCGCAGATCCTTTCCACTGGCAGTTATGTGAAGACATACGGGTCCATTCACGGCCTGTATGAAAAAAAGAATGATAATAACAAACTCCTGTCGTATCGTTCATTGGAGAGGGAGTTGCTGCTTGGTTCCGTTATTCTCGTGGCAGGTATATCTTTCGGGCTGTATATCGTATACCAGTGGATATCTGCAGGTTATGGCACTATTTCCGAGATACAGTATGCTATTATCTCAATGGTATTCGTTGCCGTAGGTATCCAGGTGATCTTCGGTGCTATTTTCACAAGTATGATGCTCCTTGATACGGATGCGGAAGAATGA
- a CDS encoding mechanosensitive ion channel family protein, with amino-acid sequence MANPSSNAAETLLSLFNIEVILQIIFLLVFSYVFVRIMIFFILRLSERFDKYRVQIRMISPIIKITVYVLVLYLIASSILAISTSQLVAFSAVAGAIIGFGLKDLFSDLVGGIVIILEHPYHVGDQIEMGDYYGEVVDIGLRSTVLQTPDDNMVSAPNSLIFTESVASGNYGSAEMMIVTDMFMDPKSDAYLAMRIAEEAAFTSKYILLDEDHRITVLLNEFPSHLRVRVKAYVNDLRYEFKFRSDITRRSWKAFSEHGIKAPEAFFPGYYDRDSTGGRSSGRSTGGSSDR; translated from the coding sequence ATGGCAAACCCGTCATCCAATGCTGCTGAAACACTGCTTTCTCTATTCAACATTGAAGTCATTCTGCAGATCATTTTTCTGTTGGTGTTCTCTTATGTGTTTGTAAGGATAATGATCTTCTTTATCCTGCGCCTGTCTGAAAGATTTGATAAATACAGGGTACAGATACGTATGATCTCACCGATCATCAAGATTACAGTATATGTGCTTGTTCTGTACCTCATAGCTTCTTCTATACTGGCTATTTCAACCAGTCAGCTGGTGGCTTTTAGTGCTGTTGCCGGTGCGATCATCGGTTTTGGACTTAAGGACCTGTTCTCGGATCTTGTGGGAGGCATAGTGATCATACTGGAACACCCCTATCATGTAGGCGACCAGATTGAGATGGGAGATTATTACGGAGAGGTGGTTGATATTGGTCTCAGGTCAACCGTACTCCAGACACCTGACGACAATATGGTTTCCGCCCCCAATAGTCTCATATTTACGGAAAGTGTGGCCAGTGGCAACTACGGAAGTGCCGAGATGATGATCGTTACTGACATGTTCATGGACCCTAAGTCCGATGCATACCTTGCCATGAGGATAGCAGAAGAAGCTGCCTTTACATCCAAGTACATTTTACTTGATGAGGATCACCGGATAACAGTACTGTTGAACGAGTTCCCGTCTCATCTCAGGGTACGTGTAAAAGCATATGTAAACGATCTCAGATACGAGTTCAAGTTCAGGTCTGATATAACCCGACGAAGCTGGAAGGCCTTTTCAGAACATGGTATCAAAGCCCCTGAAGCCTTTTTCCCGGGTTACTATGATAGGGATTCCACAGGCGGTCGATCATCCGGTAGAAGTACTGGTGGTTCCAGTGATCGGTGA
- a CDS encoding PQQ-dependent sugar dehydrogenase, which produces MKNSSCFVLSIFLIVIISLVTLMGSGCLDSQDQTELPEAGNLSSDSGNSSEQPVAVVLAEELEVPWSLDFLPDGSIIFTERPGNVRLIDAGQGLSEEPLLSIDEVSATGEGGLLGIAVHPDYENNSFIYLYYTYSEEGALSNKVVRYTHRSNELTEDQLIIDGIPASGIHNGGRIKFGPDGMLYITTGDAGQSSLAQDPDSLAGKILRLNDNGDVPEDNPFGNSPVYTLGHRNPQGLAWDEQGRLWATEHGSSAHDELNLIGAGNNYGWPQIIGDETAEDMVSPVIHSGEDTWAPSGAAYLNGSVFFAGLRGESLYEASIDQDAEAVSVGLQSHFTGEFGRLRDVVAGPEGNLYLLTSNRDGRGDPVSTDDRIIRINVSKL; this is translated from the coding sequence ATGAAAAACTCCAGTTGCTTCGTTCTTTCCATATTCCTGATCGTAATCATTTCACTTGTAACTTTAATGGGTTCCGGGTGTCTTGATTCACAGGATCAAACGGAACTTCCTGAAGCCGGTAATCTCTCATCAGATTCCGGCAACAGTAGTGAACAGCCTGTTGCCGTAGTGTTAGCCGAAGAGCTTGAAGTTCCCTGGAGTCTTGATTTCTTACCTGATGGCAGTATTATTTTTACAGAAAGACCCGGAAATGTTCGCCTGATAGATGCAGGACAGGGTCTATCTGAAGAACCTTTGCTAAGCATAGATGAAGTAAGTGCTACAGGAGAAGGTGGACTGCTTGGGATAGCGGTCCATCCTGATTATGAAAATAACAGCTTCATCTATCTGTATTATACCTACAGTGAAGAAGGAGCTCTGTCTAATAAAGTGGTCAGGTATACGCATCGGAGCAACGAGCTAACAGAGGATCAGCTTATTATTGATGGCATACCTGCAAGCGGAATACACAACGGAGGCAGAATCAAGTTCGGACCTGATGGTATGCTCTACATCACAACAGGAGATGCTGGACAGTCCTCCCTTGCCCAGGACCCGGATTCCCTTGCCGGAAAGATATTGAGACTGAATGATAATGGGGATGTACCGGAAGATAATCCCTTCGGGAATTCTCCTGTCTACACCCTTGGACATCGAAATCCCCAGGGACTTGCATGGGATGAGCAGGGAAGACTGTGGGCCACAGAACATGGTTCCAGTGCCCATGACGAACTGAACCTGATAGGAGCCGGGAATAACTACGGATGGCCGCAGATTATAGGAGATGAGACTGCAGAAGACATGGTATCACCTGTAATCCATAGTGGTGAAGATACCTGGGCTCCCTCGGGTGCTGCCTATCTAAACGGTTCTGTATTTTTTGCCGGCCTCAGGGGAGAGAGTCTGTATGAGGCTTCCATTGATCAAGATGCAGAAGCCGTATCTGTCGGTCTGCAGAGCCATTTTACCGGAGAATTCGGCAGGTTAAGAGATGTTGTGGCAGGACCTGAAGGAAACCTCTATCTGCTTACAAGCAACCGTGACGGAAGAGGAGATCCTGTCAGTACTGATGATAGAATAATACGGATCAATGTCAGTAAATTGTAA
- a CDS encoding lipopolysaccharide biosynthesis protein, producing the protein MKEKRKISIDRLFLSLKDPLYRNSLFLLLGRLLNVGMGFLFWLIAARLYPTGEVGIATALITSLGLIVFISSLGFNFSLIRYININVKENVLSTSIIITTVAAAIVAIAYLVIVNNVLHSISILQKTGYALFFFITVVVNSVFFMSGEAFKALRDTRDFFLQNLALAIRVPLLLPFVFMGNFGIFGAIGVTYMISTVFSLHLLLKRANIIPKIDKEYLKESFTFSSGNYVSNLLYESPALMMPTIILSLLGEEEAALYYIAYSVSNLIWIAPMAISTSLFVEGSYGEGIKRNLIRSGVVVFILLIPSILIVYIFGSTILQIFGEDYVEALSLLHILVLSSFFVVLHNFFVPVLNIQMKVKELMKVNFIRFSLLLGLSYVLLGEYGVVGFGYAWMLSYMVLTLVMLRISWREGWICIGKNK; encoded by the coding sequence GTGAAGGAGAAACGTAAAATCAGTATTGATCGATTATTTTTGAGTCTTAAGGACCCGCTTTATAGGAACTCCCTCTTTCTTCTGCTTGGAAGGTTACTGAATGTCGGGATGGGATTTCTATTCTGGTTGATAGCCGCCAGGCTCTATCCTACAGGGGAGGTTGGTATTGCAACTGCGCTGATCACATCCCTTGGATTAATAGTGTTTATTTCCAGTCTGGGATTCAATTTCTCTCTCATTCGTTATATCAATATAAATGTTAAAGAGAATGTGCTGAGCACTTCTATTATAATTACTACTGTAGCAGCTGCTATTGTAGCGATAGCATATCTGGTGATCGTCAATAACGTATTACACAGTATATCCATTCTCCAGAAAACAGGATATGCCCTGTTCTTTTTTATAACAGTGGTAGTAAATTCTGTCTTTTTTATGAGTGGAGAGGCTTTTAAGGCTCTGAGGGATACAAGGGATTTCTTCCTGCAGAACCTTGCTCTTGCTATCAGGGTCCCGCTACTCCTTCCATTTGTCTTCATGGGAAACTTTGGGATATTCGGAGCAATAGGTGTGACTTACATGATTTCAACTGTTTTTAGTTTACATCTATTGCTCAAAAGGGCCAATATAATCCCCAAAATTGACAAAGAATATCTGAAAGAATCATTCACTTTCTCTTCTGGAAACTACGTTTCAAACCTGCTGTATGAAAGTCCCGCACTAATGATGCCTACAATAATACTGAGCCTTCTCGGAGAAGAGGAAGCGGCTCTGTATTACATTGCATATTCGGTAAGTAACCTGATATGGATAGCACCCATGGCAATAAGCACCTCTCTTTTTGTGGAGGGTAGCTACGGGGAAGGGATCAAGAGGAACCTGATAAGATCAGGGGTTGTGGTTTTTATTCTGCTTATACCGAGTATATTAATAGTGTACATTTTTGGCAGCACTATATTGCAGATATTTGGAGAAGATTATGTAGAGGCTCTATCTTTGCTTCACATTCTTGTGCTGTCAAGCTTCTTTGTAGTACTGCATAATTTTTTCGTTCCTGTATTGAATATACAAATGAAGGTAAAAGAGCTGATGAAAGTAAATTTCATCCGTTTTTCACTATTGCTGGGTCTTTCATATGTACTGCTTGGAGAATATGGGGTCGTTGGCTTTGGATATGCCTGGATGCTAAGCTACATGGTACTTACACTTGTAATGCTTCGAATCTCCTGGAGAGAAGGATGGATATGCATCGGGAAAAACAAATAA
- a CDS encoding DUF2551 domain-containing protein: MDSIRSKIKRRLQRFIELDVNGLRSYILSKFLDVKETTVDELHTSITQKYDISRSAVASMVGYIYSKLGVLRSHKESYKTPIVYSLKEEYVDLIKSTLESKESTPAT, from the coding sequence GTGGATTCAATTCGATCAAAAATAAAACGGAGACTACAACGGTTTATCGAACTTGATGTAAATGGTCTTCGCAGCTATATTCTATCAAAATTCCTTGATGTAAAAGAAACCACTGTGGATGAGCTACATACGTCCATTACTCAGAAGTATGACATATCACGCAGCGCGGTTGCATCAATGGTAGGATACATTTACTCTAAACTCGGTGTTTTGAGGTCCCACAAGGAATCGTATAAGACTCCGATAGTCTATTCTCTAAAAGAGGAATACGTTGACCTTATTAAAAGTACTCTCGAATCAAAAGAATCGACTCCTGCTACCTGA
- a CDS encoding MFS transporter, with translation MDKNRFLLYSTVFLIMGLSNAVIPVLPEIVAGNHSTYGAFASSLLFSGYFIGALITMLPFGFLSDRYDRLKFVVLAIFLTLISGITLLLTENLYILVIARLVEGSACGAFFPVAYALLSEYEARTRYIGEFNFLLNAGLAVGVALAGYLAGWYIKGGIILFTGIASILSVAGISLLAGRSRSEKVRVNDTISKPDLNRIASHFTNLNYLRIWIITFLLLGLTGVIIAFYPDYSQDFLSKTALGLSIAALYLSAMVSNIVVGRMNLNYNYMIRAGILIAVAGTLVAIHHPVLGFTLIGIGSGTGIIGLPVAVSHMNIERGLAMGIFNTYTYAGLGLMPLFAGTFLGILGFEAIFVVSAILLFMSFFLRDSLKSED, from the coding sequence ATGGACAAAAACAGGTTTTTGCTTTACTCCACCGTCTTTCTGATAATGGGCCTATCCAATGCAGTTATTCCGGTACTGCCGGAAATTGTAGCAGGCAACCATAGTACATATGGAGCCTTTGCATCAAGCCTTTTGTTCTCAGGTTACTTTATTGGGGCACTGATCACTATGCTGCCCTTCGGTTTTTTATCTGACAGATATGACCGGCTTAAATTCGTAGTCCTGGCCATCTTCCTGACGCTAATCTCCGGAATTACACTTTTGTTAACAGAGAACCTGTATATCCTTGTAATCGCCAGACTTGTTGAAGGAAGTGCATGCGGAGCATTTTTTCCTGTAGCCTATGCATTGCTGTCAGAGTATGAGGCCAGGACCAGATACATCGGCGAGTTCAACTTTCTTCTGAATGCTGGCCTTGCAGTGGGAGTGGCCCTGGCAGGCTATCTGGCAGGATGGTACATCAAAGGTGGGATTATACTATTCACCGGCATTGCATCCATACTATCTGTTGCAGGGATATCCCTGCTTGCAGGACGCAGCAGGTCCGAAAAAGTGAGAGTTAATGATACAATCAGCAAACCGGATCTGAACAGGATAGCCAGTCATTTCACAAACCTGAACTACCTTCGCATATGGATAATCACTTTCCTTCTGCTTGGTCTGACAGGAGTTATCATTGCCTTCTATCCGGATTACAGTCAGGACTTCCTGAGTAAAACCGCATTGGGACTATCCATAGCTGCGCTTTATCTGAGTGCAATGGTAAGCAATATTGTTGTAGGACGCATGAACCTGAACTATAATTATATGATCCGGGCAGGTATATTGATTGCTGTTGCAGGTACACTGGTAGCCATTCACCATCCGGTACTTGGTTTTACACTGATCGGCATTGGTTCCGGTACAGGCATAATAGGTCTTCCTGTGGCAGTATCACATATGAATATCGAGAGAGGACTTGCAATGGGAATCTTCAACACCTATACATATGCAGGTCTGGGTCTGATGCCGCTGTTTGCAGGAACATTCCTTGGAATTCTGGGATTTGAAGCAATATTCGTTGTCAGTGCAATACTCCTGTTCATGTCATTCTTCCTGCGGGATAGCCTGAAAAGTGAGGATTAG
- a CDS encoding sulfatase-like hydrolase/transferase codes for MQPATAYSVVEVNPVDTPHGAVILIVDGLGSSYAYPEFTPYALDGSVIGKVNASNMSLLFNENCRVLDVRAPQTYTEAGHSVLVTGYSKALSDSVQLSGTTIYDVAHEYDYLTFGIMQKGDFWSLCDKQDVIVHDASNSVNEPEMVIETNIAVADAKSASIDVAALMQENILSLQPELEKYDEGSQQRYDSYDNWAIESGIDVMDLMESEYPDQPYILTINVGAVDTAGHYKKDSGYIATIEGIDAACMSLYEKCTENNIAFIFTADHGMAFAGTDARGGHQSDKYARTDEAQRVPFVISAVNVAPSLIKEEYGQEDIAPTILEILDLPGELRLSDGEAIRLKEHANIRVITPDEGTVILKNEDSVLAELDHTGDCIFRGLEIGDDYTISFIPADNNGQSLEKDVSLIKSETIDLVPAADVPETDISLQNPRHLIGGALIGIVNITGLAIIRRILKE; via the coding sequence ATGCAACCTGCGACAGCGTACTCTGTCGTCGAAGTGAACCCTGTGGACACTCCACACGGAGCAGTTATCCTTATTGTGGATGGGCTGGGGTCATCATATGCCTACCCGGAATTCACTCCATATGCGCTTGACGGAAGCGTAATTGGCAAAGTCAATGCATCCAACATGTCCCTTTTGTTCAATGAAAACTGCAGAGTACTTGATGTGCGTGCCCCCCAGACCTATACCGAAGCCGGACACTCTGTTCTTGTTACAGGTTATTCAAAAGCCCTTTCAGACTCGGTGCAACTGAGTGGTACGACCATCTATGATGTAGCTCATGAATATGATTACCTCACTTTCGGCATCATGCAGAAAGGTGATTTCTGGTCACTGTGCGATAAACAGGATGTAATAGTGCATGATGCATCAAACTCTGTGAACGAGCCGGAAATGGTCATCGAGACAAACATAGCTGTTGCAGACGCTAAAAGCGCATCAATCGACGTTGCAGCCCTTATGCAGGAAAATATACTGTCATTGCAGCCAGAACTGGAGAAATACGACGAAGGATCACAGCAGCGATATGACAGCTATGATAACTGGGCAATTGAATCCGGGATCGATGTGATGGATCTGATGGAAAGTGAGTATCCGGATCAGCCCTATATTCTCACAATCAATGTCGGTGCTGTTGACACGGCCGGCCATTATAAAAAAGACAGCGGCTATATTGCCACAATAGAAGGAATCGATGCTGCCTGCATGTCCCTATACGAAAAATGCACGGAGAACAATATAGCATTCATCTTCACCGCAGACCATGGCATGGCCTTTGCAGGCACCGATGCCAGAGGAGGACACCAGTCAGATAAATACGCACGCACCGATGAAGCTCAAAGAGTGCCTTTTGTTATATCTGCGGTTAATGTTGCACCCTCTTTAATTAAAGAGGAATACGGCCAGGAAGACATCGCACCCACAATCCTGGAAATACTTGATCTTCCCGGGGAGCTGAGATTATCCGATGGGGAAGCCATAAGACTCAAAGAGCATGCCAATATCCGGGTTATAACTCCAGATGAGGGAACTGTTATACTGAAAAATGAAGATTCGGTACTTGCTGAACTTGATCATACCGGTGACTGTATTTTCAGAGGTCTTGAGATTGGTGATGATTATACTATCAGCTTTATTCCGGCAGACAATAATGGCCAATCACTTGAAAAAGATGTAAGTCTGATAAAAAGTGAGACCATCGATCTCGTACCTGCTGCAGATGTTCCCGAAACTGATATATCCCTTCAGAACCCACGTCATTTGATAGGGGGTGCCTTAATAGGTATAGTCAATATCACAGGGCTTGCTATTATAAGGAGAATACTGAAAGAATAG
- a CDS encoding metallophosphoesterase, translated as MPDLRRFTELLDTAYELFNREEAVVYLNDPDVMFIGDIHGNLKALDLLLEFKESSGFETVVLLGDYVDRGRNSIAVLSTLFELKIVEPENIVLLRGNHESQEMNLRYGFYQELDLSDELLEAVNIVFEQLPVAAIVNKNIFCVHGGIPGTVAINEISKKDSFEYLWNDPSMKAGMSQSIRGIRPRCFGRDILSGFLQKNGLSLMIRGHSALKQGYKWWFGKDLLSLFSTPKYCGYHNKGAFATLRKDEIDIHTFGPSTYNEQYSLLSNLNELPEW; from the coding sequence ATGCCTGATCTCAGACGGTTCACAGAACTCCTGGATACAGCATATGAGTTATTTAACCGGGAAGAGGCAGTAGTATATCTGAATGATCCTGATGTGATGTTCATCGGAGATATTCACGGTAATCTGAAAGCACTCGATCTCCTGCTTGAATTCAAAGAAAGTTCCGGGTTCGAGACCGTTGTTCTTCTTGGAGATTATGTAGACAGGGGACGTAATTCAATCGCTGTTCTCTCAACTCTGTTTGAGCTCAAGATTGTAGAGCCTGAGAACATTGTCTTGCTGAGAGGAAACCACGAATCACAGGAGATGAATCTCAGGTACGGATTCTATCAGGAGCTTGATCTCAGTGACGAGCTTCTTGAAGCCGTAAACATCGTCTTTGAGCAATTACCGGTAGCTGCGATTGTGAATAAAAACATCTTCTGCGTCCATGGAGGAATACCGGGGACTGTAGCTATAAATGAGATCAGTAAGAAGGATTCTTTTGAATACCTCTGGAATGATCCGTCAATGAAAGCCGGAATGTCACAATCTATCAGGGGAATCCGGCCAAGGTGTTTTGGCAGGGATATCCTTTCGGGATTTTTGCAAAAGAACGGACTTTCTCTTATGATCAGAGGCCACAGTGCCCTTAAACAAGGATACAAATGGTGGTTTGGAAAGGATCTGCTGTCTCTTTTCTCCACGCCGAAGTATTGTGGGTATCACAACAAAGGTGCATTTGCAACTTTAAGGAAAGATGAGATAGACATTCATACGTTCGGCCCTTCCACTTATAACGAGCAATACTCCCTGCTATCAAATTTGAATGAATTACCGGAATGGTAA
- a CDS encoding sulfurtransferase TusA family protein, with the protein MTEVEVDVRGQTCPVPLVECRKALRKASPGDEVIVTGTHPASKKEIPMACKSMGLEVLDIEDKGDEWKIRIKR; encoded by the coding sequence ATGACAGAAGTAGAAGTTGACGTTCGGGGACAGACTTGTCCTGTCCCTCTGGTAGAATGTCGCAAAGCACTGAGAAAAGCCTCACCAGGGGATGAGGTTATTGTAACGGGTACACATCCGGCCTCAAAAAAGGAAATCCCCATGGCATGTAAGTCAATGGGTCTTGAAGTGCTCGACATCGAAGACAAAGGCGATGAGTGGAAGATAAGGATTAAACGATGA
- a CDS encoding DsrE/DsrF/DrsH-like family protein yields MPEKAVIIVHSGDLDKIYSALIIGNGALAMGMEASMYFTFWGLQRLKKNGLDKGPLSKMNMFGLGKWMINSRMKKANVASLDRLMEDYKELGGRILACEMTMEIMGVKKEELRQDWIDEYGAVGTYVNEAKDASITLFI; encoded by the coding sequence ATGCCCGAAAAGGCAGTAATTATAGTACATAGCGGTGATCTTGACAAGATATACAGCGCTCTGATCATTGGAAACGGTGCTCTTGCCATGGGAATGGAAGCATCCATGTACTTTACGTTCTGGGGCCTGCAGCGACTGAAAAAGAACGGACTCGATAAAGGTCCTCTGTCAAAGATGAATATGTTCGGTCTTGGCAAATGGATGATTAACAGCAGAATGAAAAAAGCCAATGTAGCCTCCCTTGATAGGCTTATGGAGGACTACAAGGAACTTGGTGGCAGAATACTGGCCTGTGAGATGACAATGGAGATCATGGGCGTTAAAAAAGAAGAGCTGCGCCAGGACTGGATCGATGAATACGGTGCGGTAGGTACGTACGTAAATGAGGCAAAAGATGCCAGTATCACGCTTTTCATATAA